A genomic window from Salvia miltiorrhiza cultivar Shanhuang (shh) chromosome 5, IMPLAD_Smil_shh, whole genome shotgun sequence includes:
- the LOC130984919 gene encoding uncharacterized protein LOC130984919: MAAMPKLMQSISPPSTTNPHPSFPLLLDAAFLISRRSFIIASSLVALSSSSSSSAAAAAALAQPPSKSFLSGIANTKSWFQFYGDGFSIRVPPNFQDITEPEDYNAGLSLYGDKAKTKTYAARFATPDGSEVLSVVIRPSNQLKITFLEAQDIADLGSLKEAAKIFVPVGATLYSARIFKIKEEEGYRNYYFYEFGGDEQHIALVAAVNSGKAIIAGATAPERKWDDDGIRLRSAAVSLTIV; this comes from the exons atggCTGCCATGCCGAAATTGATGCAATCCATCTCCCCTCCATCAACGACCAATCCACACCCATCCTTCCCCTTGTTGCTTGATGCTGCTTTTCTCATCTCTAGAAGAAGTTTTATCATCGCTTCTTCACTTGTAGccttatcttcttcttcttcttcttctgctgctgctgctgccgcccTAGCTCAACCGCCTTCCAAGTCCTTTCTTTCAGGCATTGCCAACACCAAGTCGTGGTTCCAATTCTACGGCGATGGCTTCTCAATTCGCGTCCCGCCAAATTTCCAAGACATCACGGAACCTGAG GACTATAATGCTGGACTGTCCCTCTATGGAGATAAAGCGAAGACGAAGACTTATGCTGCGCGTTTCGCGACTCCTGATGG ATCCGAAGTTCTGAGCGTTGTTATCCGGCCATCTAATCAACTTAAGATTACCTTCTTAGAG GCACAAGACATTGCTGATTTAGGTTCTCTGAAGGAGGCAGCTAAAATATTTGTTCCAG TTGGTGCAACATTGTATTCTGCTAGGATATTTAAgatcaaggaagaagaaggatACAG GAATTATTACTTTTACGAGTTTGGTGGAGATGAGCAGCATATAGCACTAGTAGCTGCTGTGAATAGTGGAAAG GCTATAATTGCAGGAGCTACTGCACCggagagaaaatgggacgatgACGGCATACGCCTTCGCTCTGCTGCCGTCTCTCTCACAATTGTATAA
- the LOC131026610 gene encoding probable inactive leucine-rich repeat receptor-like protein kinase At3g03770 yields MAKARIFLFIFMFLVHPIFSNQLGNSQFQTLVRIKQLLNFPEVETSSWSEVEDEDVCNTEATQILSLACYEGNITQLHITGNYWFPHLSQDFSAASLFSNIAQLPNLKVLSLVSLGLEGPLPPEIGGLVSLEILNVTSNMFHGSIPREMSFIRNLQTLILDHNRFEGEIPNWIGSLPALRVLSVKNNSFSGSFPRAFSSMVNLRALVLTANNLSGEVAELHNLTNLQVLDLEDNNLGPHFPSVPPKLVSLVLRKNRFHSTLSADEVGSWYRLQKLDISSNELVGAFPPSLLSLPSLTYLDIGGNKLSGKLLHNLSCNGGLTFVNLSENRLTGDLPDCLNQFGERVVLYDGNCLSQTPLHPQKPVSFCHSEALAVGISPLRKEKRRPYGAASALAVAVVGTAALVGLTFLFVKRELAKRHHSAGTRLIVDKASPALTLQLLKDARYISETMKMGALGLSPYRTFVVDELKEATDNFNALHLIGAEVYKGWMTDGTAIAIRRVKVKRKHSIQTYTHQLEVNSKLRHSHLVSAIGHCFECHQGDSSVSRILLVSEYVPNGTLRKYISGAEPGQRFGWRQRIAAGIGLARGILFLHTGIVPGLYANRLKITDVLLDHSLRVKIKKFNLPLLAEQGLPKFGSMSGGEEQHDVYDFGVILLEMIVGRAINSPNDINISKDILSVSLTADLIARRSIVDPAVHKECSDESLKTLMELCLICLSNEPHERPSMEGVVWNLQFAAQVEDTWRRDSTSNQSSPCQSHATPAETYE; encoded by the exons ATGGCTAAAGCAAGAATCTTTCTCTTCATCTTCATGTTTTTGGTGCACCCCATTTTCTCAAACCAGTTGGGGAATTCCCAGTTCCAAACCCTTGTGAGAATCAAGCAGCTGCTCAACTTCCCAGAGGTGGAAACCAGCAGCTGGAGTGAGGTTGAAGATGAAGATGTCTGCAACACTGAGGCAACTCAGATTCTCTCACTAGCTTGCTATGAAGGCAACATCACCCAGCTCCACATCACTGGTAACTACTGGTTTCCTCACTTGAGCCAAGATTTCTCAGCTGCTTCACTGTTTTCAAATATTGCTCAGCTCCCAAATTTGAAGGTGCTATCTTTGGTATCACTAGGGCTAGAGGGGCCATTGCCCCCTGAAATTGGGGGTTTGGTTTCATTGGAGATATTGAATGTGACCTCAAATATGTTTCATGGCTCAATCCCTAGAGAAATGTCATTTATTAGGAATCTGCAGACTCTTATCTTGGATCACAATAGGTTTGAGGGTGAAATCCCTAATTGGATTGGGTCTTTGCCTGCTTTGAGAGTGCTGAGTGTGAAGAACAACTCATTTAGTGGCTCATTCCCAAGGGCATTTTCGTCCATGGTGAACCTTAGGGCTCTTGTGCTCACTGCAAATAATCTCTCTGGTGAAGTTGCAGAGCTTCACAACTTGACAAATCTCCAAGTTCTTGATTTGGAAGACAAcaatcttgggcctcattttcCTAGTGTTCCCCCAAAACTGGTTTCTTTAGTGCTTAGGAAGAATAGGTTTCACTCCACTCTGTCAGCTGATGAGGTGGGCTCGTGGTATCGCCTCCAGAAGCTCGATATCTCCTCAAACGAGCTCGTGGGGGCGTTCCCCCCGTCCCTGCTCTCGCTCCCGTCCCTCACTTACTTGGACATTGGTGGGAACAAGCTCAGTGGGAAGCTCTTGCATAACTTATCTTGCAATGGAGGCCTCACATTTGTGAATCTGTCTGAGAATCGCCTCACCGGGGACTTGCCTGATTGCCTCAACCAGTTTGGGGAGAGGGTTGTGTTGTATGATGGGAACTGTCTGTCTCAGACACCCCTGCATCCACAGAAGCCTGTGTCGTTTTGCCACAGCGAGGCTCTGGCCGTGGGGATCTCGCCTCTGAGGAAGGAGAAGAGGAGGCCTTATGGTGCAGCATCAGCTCTGGCTGTGGCTGTGGTTGGCACTGCAGCACTTGTTGGCCTCACCTTCCTGTTTGTGAAGAGGGAGCTCGCCAAGCGCCACCACAGCGCTGGGACGAGACTGATTGTCGATAAGGCCTCGCCTGCACTCACACTCCAGCTCCTCAAGGATGCAA GGTATATCTCTGAGACTATGAAGATGGGAGCACTCGGGCTCTCCCCGTATAGAACATTCGTCGTGGACGAGCTCAAGGAGGCCACGGACAACTTCAACGCGTTACACCTCATAGGTGCAGAG GTATACAAAGGGTGGATGACAGATGGGACTGCCATAGCCATAAGGAGAGTGAAAGTGAAGAGAAAACACAGCATCCAAACTTACACACATCAGCTTGAGGTGAACTCCAAACTCAGGCATAGCCATCTGGTTAGTGCCATAGGCCACTGCTTCGAGTGCCATCAAGGCGATTCGAGTGTCAGCCGGATTCTTCTCGTGTCGGAGTACGTCCCAAATGGAACTCTCCGGAAGTATATATCAG GGGCAGAGCCGGGGCAGAGGTTCGGGTGGAGGCAGAGGATAGCAGCCGGGATTGGACTCGCCCGGGGCATCCTCTTCCTCCACACCGGGATAGTCCCCGGCTTGTACGCCAATCGCCTCAAGATAACAGACGTGCTGCTCGACCACAGCCTCCGTGTCAAGATCAAGAAATTCAATCTACCTCTCTTGGCAGAGCAGGGCTTGCCTAAATTTGGATCAAT GTCCGGTGGCGAGGAGCAACACGACGTCTATGACTTTGGCGTGATCCTACTAGAGATGATCGTTGGGAGGGCGATAAACTCTCCCAACGACATCAACATTTCCAAGGATATT CTGTCAGTGAGCCTAACGGCGGATCTGATAGCTCGAAGGAGCATTGTGGATCCGGCGGTTCACAAGGAGTGCTCGGATGAATCGCTCAAGACTCTGATGGAGCTGTGCTTGATATGCCTGTCGAACGAGCCGCACGAGAGGCCTTCTATGGAGGGCGTCGTCTGGAACTTGCAGTTCGCGGCTCAGGTCGAGGACACGTGGCGTCGGGACTCCACCAGCAACCAGAGCTCTCCCTGCCAGAGCCATGCCACGCCAGCTGAAACATATGAGTAA
- the LOC131026626 gene encoding bifunctional 3-dehydroquinate dehydratase/shikimate dehydrogenase, chloroplastic-like isoform X1 encodes MVRVGVSDNSRLICAALPPDQSVDQLLNGMHQAMAQGADLVQIALDCVSDSDLTILLRNNPIPVVLVSRPKWEGRVCKSHLQSLLLAKDLGADYIDLELKAASALIKEDKFHQLKSSKIIVSTYLDSFTALLEDPSLLVAEMKSTEADVIKFVWEAANITEVATAFDLLSNSQQVPMIAHCTGERGLISQLLSFKFGGLFAYGSIEGNTVPGLPSVAILRQAYGLKNINKGTQVFGLISKPVSHSKGPLLHNPTFRHAGYNGIYVPMFVDNLKEFFSVYTSPDFAGFSVGIPYKEAVIDFCDEVHPVAQSIGAVNTVVRRRDDGKLVGYNTDCEAAIVAMEDALKSTDGLNGKQFVLVGAGGAGRALAFGAKIRGARVVIFDIDLGRAKSLAAAVSAEALPFDDLLAFRPEKDAILANATPLGMHPHVERRIPVLPETLRDYKLVFDAVYNPRKTRLLKEAEAAGAIVVSGVEMFLRQAAAQFSLFTGNKAPEDFMRGIIMEKF; translated from the exons ATGGTGAGAGTTGGGGTTTCCGACAATTCCAGATTGATTTGCGCCGCATTGCCTCCTGATCAATCCGTCGACCAATTGCTCAATGGCATGCATCAGGCCATGGCTCAGGGCGCGGACCTCGTCCAAATCGCCCTCGATTGCGTCTCCGATTCCGATCTCACAATCCTGCTCCGCAACAACCCCATTCCCGTCGTCCTTGTTTCCCG GCCAAAATGGGAAGGTCGTGTATGCAAAAGTCACCTACAATCTCTTCTTTTGGCCAAAGATTTAGGTGCTGATTACATTGACTTGGAACTCAAG GCAGCATCTGCTCTCATAAAAGAAGATAAATTCCATCAGCTTAAAAGTAGTAAAATTATAGTCTCTACCTACCTGGACAGCTTCACTGCTCTATTGGAAGATCCCAGCCTTCTTGTTGCAGAGATGAAATCCACTGAGGCTGATGTCATTAAGTTTGTTTGGGAAGCAGCCAATATCACAGAAGTAGCTACTGCTTTTGACCTCCTCTCAAATAGCCAG CAGGTACCCATGATAGCTCACTGTACAGGAGAAAGAGGTCTTATTAGTCAGCTGCTGAGTTTTAAGTTTGGTGGTCTTTTCGCGTATGGATCAATCGAAGGAAACACGGTTCCTGGTCTCCCCAGTGTAGCTATCCTCAGACAAGCCTATGGATTGAAGAACATCAATAAGGGTACTCAAGTTTTTGGGCTTATCTCAAAACCAGTAAGTCACAGCAAGGGCCCTCTATTGCACAATCCCACGTTTAGACATGCCGGTTACAATGGAATATATGTCCCAATGTTTGTGGATAATCTAAAGGAATTTTTCAGTGTCTACACCAGTCCTGATTTTGCTGGTTTCAG TGTTGGGATCCCATACAAGGAAGCTGTAATAGATTTCTGCGATGAAGTCCATCCAGTTGCTCAG TCGATTGGCGCTGTTAACACTGTCGTAAGGAGGCGTGATGATGGGAAGCTCGTCGGCTACAACACAGATTGTGAGGCTGCTATAGTAGCAATGGAAGATGCTTTAAAG TCGACAGACGGGCTGAATGGGAAGCAGTTCGTTCTGGTGGGAGCCGGGGGTGCAGGAAGAGCGCTGGCGTTTGGAGCTAAGATAAGGGGTGCTAGGGTGGTTATCTTTGACATTGATTTAG GAAGGGCAAAGTCTCTGGCTGCTGCAGTGTCGGCGGAGGCTCTCCCGTTCGATGACTTGCTCGCCTTCCGGCCTGAGAAAGATGCAATCCTTGCGAACGCAACGCCTTTAGGCATGCATCCACACGTGGAGCGCCGGATTCCTGTGCTGCCGGAAACCTTGAGGGATTACAAGCTCGTCTTCGATGCAGTGTACAACCCGAGGAAGACGAGGCTGTTGAAAGAAGCCGAGGCCGCCGGAGCCATCGTTGTTAGTGGAGTTGAAATGTTTCTCCGGCAGGCTGCTGCACAGTTCAGTCTCTTCACAGGCAATAAAG CACCAGAAGACTTCATGAGAGGAATTATTATGGAAAAATTCTGA
- the LOC131026626 gene encoding bifunctional 3-dehydroquinate dehydratase/shikimate dehydrogenase, chloroplastic-like isoform X2 yields the protein MVRVGVSDNSRLICAALPPDQSVDQLLNGMHQAMAQGADLVQIALDCVSDSDLTILLRNNPIPVVLVSRPKWEGRVCKSHLQSLLLAKDLGADYIDLELKAASALIKEDKFHQLKSSKIIVSTYLDSFTALLEDPSLLVAEMKSTEADVIKFVWEAANITEVATAFDLLSNSQVPMIAHCTGERGLISQLLSFKFGGLFAYGSIEGNTVPGLPSVAILRQAYGLKNINKGTQVFGLISKPVSHSKGPLLHNPTFRHAGYNGIYVPMFVDNLKEFFSVYTSPDFAGFSVGIPYKEAVIDFCDEVHPVAQSIGAVNTVVRRRDDGKLVGYNTDCEAAIVAMEDALKSTDGLNGKQFVLVGAGGAGRALAFGAKIRGARVVIFDIDLGRAKSLAAAVSAEALPFDDLLAFRPEKDAILANATPLGMHPHVERRIPVLPETLRDYKLVFDAVYNPRKTRLLKEAEAAGAIVVSGVEMFLRQAAAQFSLFTGNKAPEDFMRGIIMEKF from the exons ATGGTGAGAGTTGGGGTTTCCGACAATTCCAGATTGATTTGCGCCGCATTGCCTCCTGATCAATCCGTCGACCAATTGCTCAATGGCATGCATCAGGCCATGGCTCAGGGCGCGGACCTCGTCCAAATCGCCCTCGATTGCGTCTCCGATTCCGATCTCACAATCCTGCTCCGCAACAACCCCATTCCCGTCGTCCTTGTTTCCCG GCCAAAATGGGAAGGTCGTGTATGCAAAAGTCACCTACAATCTCTTCTTTTGGCCAAAGATTTAGGTGCTGATTACATTGACTTGGAACTCAAG GCAGCATCTGCTCTCATAAAAGAAGATAAATTCCATCAGCTTAAAAGTAGTAAAATTATAGTCTCTACCTACCTGGACAGCTTCACTGCTCTATTGGAAGATCCCAGCCTTCTTGTTGCAGAGATGAAATCCACTGAGGCTGATGTCATTAAGTTTGTTTGGGAAGCAGCCAATATCACAGAAGTAGCTACTGCTTTTGACCTCCTCTCAAATAGCCAG GTACCCATGATAGCTCACTGTACAGGAGAAAGAGGTCTTATTAGTCAGCTGCTGAGTTTTAAGTTTGGTGGTCTTTTCGCGTATGGATCAATCGAAGGAAACACGGTTCCTGGTCTCCCCAGTGTAGCTATCCTCAGACAAGCCTATGGATTGAAGAACATCAATAAGGGTACTCAAGTTTTTGGGCTTATCTCAAAACCAGTAAGTCACAGCAAGGGCCCTCTATTGCACAATCCCACGTTTAGACATGCCGGTTACAATGGAATATATGTCCCAATGTTTGTGGATAATCTAAAGGAATTTTTCAGTGTCTACACCAGTCCTGATTTTGCTGGTTTCAG TGTTGGGATCCCATACAAGGAAGCTGTAATAGATTTCTGCGATGAAGTCCATCCAGTTGCTCAG TCGATTGGCGCTGTTAACACTGTCGTAAGGAGGCGTGATGATGGGAAGCTCGTCGGCTACAACACAGATTGTGAGGCTGCTATAGTAGCAATGGAAGATGCTTTAAAG TCGACAGACGGGCTGAATGGGAAGCAGTTCGTTCTGGTGGGAGCCGGGGGTGCAGGAAGAGCGCTGGCGTTTGGAGCTAAGATAAGGGGTGCTAGGGTGGTTATCTTTGACATTGATTTAG GAAGGGCAAAGTCTCTGGCTGCTGCAGTGTCGGCGGAGGCTCTCCCGTTCGATGACTTGCTCGCCTTCCGGCCTGAGAAAGATGCAATCCTTGCGAACGCAACGCCTTTAGGCATGCATCCACACGTGGAGCGCCGGATTCCTGTGCTGCCGGAAACCTTGAGGGATTACAAGCTCGTCTTCGATGCAGTGTACAACCCGAGGAAGACGAGGCTGTTGAAAGAAGCCGAGGCCGCCGGAGCCATCGTTGTTAGTGGAGTTGAAATGTTTCTCCGGCAGGCTGCTGCACAGTTCAGTCTCTTCACAGGCAATAAAG CACCAGAAGACTTCATGAGAGGAATTATTATGGAAAAATTCTGA
- the LOC130984926 gene encoding 30S ribosomal protein S20, chloroplastic, with translation MAAAMAHCYGLTAKLNTLSLSSAPNAAFKPLSFSSNTSTVSLFSRGLVSVCPVQLSSNRRSIVCEVGTKKADSAAKRARQAEKRRIYHKAKKSEVRTRMKKVLEALEVLVKKQGVESEEILPVEKMIAEAYSAIDKAVKAGTLHRNTGARRKSRLARRKKAVEIHHGWYTPSPSVATTA, from the exons ATGGCTGCAGCAATGGCGCATTGTTACGGACTCACGGCCAAGCTGAATacgctttctctctctagcgCGCCCAATGCCGCATTCAAGCCGCTCAGCTTTTCGTCCAACACTTCCACCGTCAGTCTTTTCTCAAGAG GTCTGGTGTCGGTCTGCCCGGTGCAATTGAGCTCTAACCGGCGCTCGATTGTGTGCGAAGTGGGGACGAAGAAGGCGGATTCAGCGGCAAAGAGGGCTCGCCAAGCGGAGAAGAGGCGGATTTACCACAAGGCCAAGAAGTCCGAAGTTAGGACTAGGATGAAGAAG GTTCTTGAAGCTCTTGAAGTTCTAGTAAAGAAGCAAGGGGTAGAGTCTGAGGAAATTCTTCCAGTCGAGAAGATGATCGCGGAAGCATACTCAGCAATTGATAAAGCTGTGAAAGCAGGAACGCTCCACCGGAATACTGGGGCAAGGAGAAAGTCCCGGCTTGCACGAAGGAAGAAGGCGGTCGAGATCCACCATGGCTGGTACACACCCTCTCCTTCTGTGGCCACGACGGCGTAA